Proteins from a single region of Halorubrum sp. 2020YC2:
- a CDS encoding SDR family NAD(P)-dependent oxidoreductase has product MTRTAVVAGVGPGLGESLARKFAAEGCQVALFARSTEYVEDLADDLPDPGEGLAVTVDLTDVEAVREGFETVREAFGPVDVLVNHASAASWTGLMDTTVEAFEEAWAVNGRGAFVCSQEAVDDMLGTGGGTVIFTGATSAVRSRGGAIGFTAAKFAARGMAMDIAQEFGGEGVHVAHVVIDGQIDSPGARERQPDREAETSLDPDELAETYWHLVERDDVGTQPFEVHVTNGPNPSEFI; this is encoded by the coding sequence ATGACACGTACAGCAGTCGTCGCCGGCGTCGGTCCGGGGCTCGGGGAGTCGCTCGCGCGGAAGTTCGCGGCGGAGGGGTGTCAGGTGGCCCTGTTCGCGCGCTCGACGGAGTACGTCGAGGACCTCGCTGACGACCTCCCCGATCCGGGCGAAGGGCTCGCGGTCACGGTCGACCTCACCGACGTCGAGGCGGTCCGGGAGGGGTTCGAGACCGTCCGCGAGGCGTTCGGTCCGGTCGACGTCCTCGTCAACCACGCGAGCGCCGCGTCGTGGACCGGGTTGATGGACACGACCGTCGAAGCGTTCGAGGAGGCGTGGGCGGTCAACGGCCGCGGCGCGTTCGTCTGCTCGCAGGAGGCGGTCGACGACATGCTCGGCACCGGCGGCGGCACGGTGATCTTCACGGGCGCGACCTCGGCGGTGCGGAGCCGCGGCGGGGCGATCGGGTTCACGGCCGCGAAGTTCGCCGCCCGCGGGATGGCGATGGACATCGCTCAGGAGTTCGGCGGCGAGGGCGTCCACGTCGCGCACGTCGTGATCGACGGGCAGATCGACTCGCCCGGCGCCCGCGAGCGCCAGCCCGACCGCGAGGCCGAGACGTCTCTCGACCCCGACGAGCTCGCGGAGACGTACTGGCACCTCGTCGAGCGGGACGACGTCGGCACGCAGCCGTTCGAGGTCCACGTCACGAACGGGCCGAACCCCTCGGAGTTCATCTGA
- a CDS encoding competence/damage-inducible protein A yields MEVALITVGDELLSGDTVNTNANWLAAELSKRGVAVPRILSIPDDGAEIAARVREYADAFDAVIVTGGLGSTPDDVTMEAVADAFDREMVVTDLTRESVERRLAAIREQVPDREFDVDVEAEAAVPEGSRPLVTEAGLAPGCVIEGVYVMPGIPDELKATFETVADEFAGDRRSRFCYTVEPESNIIATLEEATERFDVAVGCYPDREAEHNRLKVTATDDETLDAAVGWLLENANASETPVSRDW; encoded by the coding sequence ATGGAGGTCGCGCTGATCACGGTCGGGGACGAACTGCTCTCGGGCGACACGGTGAACACGAACGCGAACTGGCTCGCCGCCGAGCTGAGCAAGCGCGGCGTCGCCGTGCCGCGGATCCTCTCGATCCCGGACGACGGGGCTGAGATCGCAGCGCGGGTCCGGGAGTACGCCGACGCCTTCGACGCCGTGATCGTCACCGGCGGCCTCGGCAGCACCCCGGACGACGTGACGATGGAGGCGGTCGCGGACGCGTTCGACCGCGAGATGGTCGTCACCGACCTCACGCGCGAGTCGGTCGAGCGCCGGCTGGCCGCGATCCGCGAGCAGGTGCCTGACCGCGAGTTCGACGTCGACGTCGAGGCCGAGGCGGCGGTCCCCGAGGGGAGCCGCCCGCTGGTGACCGAGGCCGGACTCGCGCCGGGCTGCGTGATCGAGGGGGTGTACGTCATGCCGGGAATTCCGGACGAGCTGAAGGCCACCTTCGAGACGGTCGCGGACGAGTTCGCGGGCGACCGGCGCTCGCGGTTCTGCTACACGGTCGAGCCGGAGTCGAACATCATCGCGACGCTGGAGGAGGCGACGGAGCGGTTCGACGTCGCCGTCGGCTGTTACCCCGACCGCGAGGCCGAGCACAACCGGCTGAAGGTGACCGCGACCGACGACGAGACGCTCGACGCGGCCGTGGGGTGGCTGCTGGAGAACGCCAACGCGAGCGAGACGCCCGTCTCTCGGGACTGGTGA
- a CDS encoding penicillin acylase family protein, with protein sequence MTRDTTRRAVLASVLAAGTAGLAASDAADLLDSFAPLSGGAWDAADRSLPETVESPHGAATVARDEFGVPQVEADAEPAAYFAVGYCQAVDRLFAMDLQRRVMRGRLSEVIGEATLDGDEFNVAMGFADAAEATWEVVAETRAGPLVEAFADGVNAAIDDLPLPLEFELIGYEPAPWTPVDSMLMEKQISWTLTGDFGELRRALVADRLGAERAETLFPRRYDHEYPILDGTETRLGEGRESARRRKADAGEEADPVAPALTDWLSGFESPTGVGSNSWVVSGDHTASGTPILAYDPHLSLQAPPLWYEQSVDTPERSVRGATFSGVPFVIAGANGRGAWSFTNLGADVLDCYRYEIDDAGDRYRYDGEWRPFETDERETIPVAGGEDREIRVRRTVHGPLIEREGRTVGVAWTGHAATRTTAAIEAYGRSEGVDDLLAATRDFDLPTQNLVYADADGRTLYFATGRLPVRRIDGEVVDGDRIFDGSAGEGEWEGFEPFGESSWAGFVPFEEKPHALDPDALSTANQRPIDDPTHYVGVGYATPYRGARIAGRLDDRISGGAATDPDFHRDLQSDVRDGRAPELVPELVAAVRDRSDPGQPLVDAADALDSWEYRTDRGSRAALLFARYLPRLRERVFGPAFSDADLDESYYPSDWTLARLPGDDPLFDGRSRGSLAVAALRDALDEIDEAGWEAYGDYNTTRAMDHPLGSEAPFLNYDERPADGSPATVKNYRVESAVGSSWRMVVRPGTDATAVLPGGNSGDYFSEHYDDQLRRWLDNDQRPMPLGAGGDPVTRFEPSAEGSR encoded by the coding sequence GTGACACGCGACACCACGCGCCGCGCGGTCCTCGCGAGCGTCCTCGCCGCTGGGACAGCCGGGCTGGCGGCGAGCGACGCGGCCGACCTCCTCGACTCGTTCGCCCCGCTGTCGGGCGGGGCGTGGGACGCGGCGGACCGGTCGCTCCCGGAGACCGTCGAGAGCCCGCACGGGGCGGCGACGGTCGCCCGCGACGAGTTCGGCGTCCCGCAGGTCGAGGCCGACGCGGAGCCGGCGGCGTACTTCGCGGTCGGCTACTGTCAGGCGGTCGACCGACTGTTCGCGATGGACCTCCAGCGGCGGGTGATGCGCGGCCGGCTCTCCGAGGTGATCGGGGAGGCGACGCTCGACGGCGACGAGTTCAACGTCGCGATGGGCTTTGCCGACGCCGCGGAAGCGACCTGGGAGGTCGTGGCCGAGACGCGCGCCGGCCCCCTCGTCGAGGCGTTCGCAGACGGCGTCAACGCGGCGATCGACGACCTCCCGCTCCCGTTGGAGTTCGAGCTGATCGGCTACGAGCCGGCGCCGTGGACCCCCGTCGACTCGATGCTGATGGAAAAGCAGATCTCGTGGACGCTCACGGGCGATTTCGGGGAACTGCGGCGCGCGCTCGTCGCCGACCGCCTCGGAGCCGAGCGCGCGGAGACGCTGTTCCCGAGGCGGTACGACCACGAGTACCCGATCCTCGACGGGACCGAGACGCGGCTCGGGGAGGGGCGGGAGTCCGCGCGCCGGCGGAAGGCGGACGCCGGGGAGGAAGCCGACCCCGTCGCCCCCGCCCTGACCGACTGGCTCTCCGGCTTCGAGTCCCCGACCGGCGTCGGCTCGAACAGCTGGGTCGTCTCCGGCGACCACACCGCGAGCGGGACGCCGATACTCGCGTACGACCCGCACCTCTCTCTCCAGGCGCCGCCGCTGTGGTACGAGCAGTCGGTCGACACCCCCGAGCGGTCGGTGCGGGGGGCGACGTTCTCCGGGGTACCGTTCGTCATCGCGGGCGCGAACGGCCGCGGCGCGTGGTCGTTCACCAACCTCGGCGCGGACGTGCTCGACTGCTACCGGTACGAGATCGACGACGCGGGCGACCGGTACCGGTACGACGGCGAGTGGCGCCCCTTCGAGACCGACGAGCGCGAGACGATCCCGGTCGCCGGCGGCGAGGACCGGGAGATCCGGGTGCGCCGAACCGTCCACGGTCCGCTGATCGAGCGCGAGGGGCGGACGGTCGGCGTCGCGTGGACGGGCCACGCCGCGACGCGCACGACGGCCGCCATCGAGGCGTACGGGCGCAGCGAGGGGGTCGACGACCTGCTCGCGGCCACCCGAGACTTCGACCTGCCGACCCAGAACCTCGTGTACGCGGACGCCGACGGCCGGACGCTCTACTTCGCGACCGGTCGGCTGCCAGTCCGCCGGATCGACGGCGAGGTCGTCGACGGCGACCGGATCTTCGACGGCTCCGCCGGCGAGGGGGAGTGGGAGGGGTTCGAGCCGTTCGGGGAGTCCTCGTGGGCGGGGTTCGTCCCCTTCGAGGAGAAGCCGCACGCGCTCGACCCGGACGCGCTCTCGACGGCCAACCAGCGCCCGATAGACGACCCGACCCACTACGTCGGCGTCGGCTACGCGACCCCGTACCGCGGCGCGCGGATCGCAGGCCGGCTGGACGACCGTATCAGCGGCGGCGCCGCGACGGACCCCGACTTCCACCGCGACCTCCAGAGCGACGTGCGAGACGGACGTGCGCCCGAACTCGTCCCCGAACTGGTCGCCGCGGTCCGCGACCGATCCGACCCCGGCCAGCCGCTCGTCGACGCCGCCGACGCCCTCGACAGCTGGGAGTACCGGACGGACCGCGGCTCCCGCGCCGCGCTGCTGTTCGCGCGCTACCTGCCGCGGCTCCGCGAGCGCGTCTTCGGTCCCGCCTTCTCTGACGCCGACCTCGACGAGTCGTACTACCCGAGCGACTGGACGCTCGCGCGGCTCCCCGGCGACGACCCGCTGTTCGACGGGCGCTCGCGCGGCTCCCTCGCGGTCGCGGCGCTCCGGGACGCGCTCGACGAAATCGACGAGGCGGGGTGGGAGGCGTACGGCGACTACAACACCACCCGGGCGATGGACCATCCGCTCGGCAGCGAGGCGCCGTTCCTGAACTACGACGAGCGCCCGGCGGACGGCTCGCCCGCGACCGTGAAGAACTACCGCGTCGAGTCCGCTGTCGGGTCCAGCTGGCGGATGGTGGTGCGGCCGGGAACGGACGCGACCGCGGTCCTCCCGGGAGGGAACTCGGGCGACTACTTCTCGGAGCACTACGACGACCAGCTCCGCCGGTGGCTCGACAACGACCAACGCCCGATGCCGCTCGGCGCCGGCGGCGATCCGGTGACGCGGTTCGAGCCGTCGGCGGAGGGGTCGCGGTGA
- a CDS encoding cupin domain-containing protein yields MEKVNLSRAFDSFEETWSPRLAGELNGQAVKLAKADGEFVWHRHADADELFLVNAGRLRIEFRDEADTVLEAGEFTVVPRGTEHRPVAEPEAEILLFEPSETRNTGDVESDETVTDLERLD; encoded by the coding sequence ATGGAGAAGGTGAATCTCTCGCGGGCGTTCGACTCGTTCGAGGAGACGTGGTCCCCGCGGCTCGCGGGCGAACTCAACGGGCAGGCGGTGAAGCTCGCGAAGGCGGACGGCGAGTTCGTCTGGCACCGCCACGCGGACGCCGACGAGCTGTTCCTCGTCAACGCCGGCCGGCTCCGGATCGAGTTCCGCGACGAGGCGGACACGGTGTTGGAGGCGGGCGAGTTCACGGTCGTCCCGCGCGGGACCGAACACCGACCCGTCGCGGAGCCGGAGGCAGAGATCCTGCTCTTCGAGCCGAGCGAGACGCGCAACACGGGGGACGTCGAGAGCGACGAGACGGTGACCGACCTGGAGCGTCTCGACTGA